The Halanaerobium saccharolyticum subsp. saccharolyticum DSM 6643 genome segment ATCTTCTTTTAATTTAAGCTGAACTCCACCTAACTCATCAATTACTTTTTCAAATCCCTGATAGTTAACATAAACATAATAATCAATCTCTGTTTTTGTTATCTCTTCAACAGCAATTTGAATATCTTCTTTACTGTATTTTTTTAATATCTTGTCTTCATGTTTTGAATTTTCATTTATGTACTCTAACTGCAGTCTATTTGCTTTAGGTCTCAGTCTTCCTAAAACTATAGAATCAGCTTCGATAGTCCCCAGAGCAACACTTTCTTCGTCATCTAATCCAACAAATAAGATGTTTAAATCTTGATCAAAATCACTTTCTCCCATTCCTAAAATAGACAATATCTGATCAAATAAAGATTGTTCCGCTTCCATTTCAGATAAATCACCATTTCCATTAGCAAGTGGTTTTAAACCACTTTCTAAATAATAACCTGTAAGACCAATGAATAATAAAAGTAAGGATATAATTAAAATACCCAGCCATTTATGTTTTTTGGGGGATTCCTGATTATCTTGTGTATTTTTATTATCTTGTGTATTTTTGTCTGCCAATGTTATTGCCTCCTTATTCCCTCATATTCTTAATATTCGTGATTATAAGTTCAATTCCTGCATAAAAGTTACAGAATTTATCGGCAGATAAGCAGATAGGCTTGTTCCACAAAGCGTCATTACTTTATTCTTAATTAAAAAATTTTATTACTTTTAGATTCATTAACAAAAAAATCGCTCTAAATATTGACAACAAAAAATTTTATGTTATAATATATAATTGTTATGCCGAAGTGGCGGAACTGGCAGACGCGCAGCGTTGAGGGCGCTGTGGGCCTTGGCCTGTGAGGGTTCGAATCCCTCCTTCGGCACCATTTTATTTTAATAAGATAATTTACCCCCAAGTTTACCCTGGTAGTGCAGGTTTCTTGGGGGTTTTTTGATTTATTAAAATCATTTAGCAATTTTATACAGATGACTTCTACATAATTATAAGTTAACTCCAACTCAAAATTCTCATTCTGATCTGTTAAATAAACCAGAGTAAACTTGTTCTCTGAAAAATCTTTGCGAGAACTCTATTTTAAATTTAAAGCATCTTTGTAAAACTCAATTGACTTCTCTAAATCCATTACTCAAATACAGGAATGAACAAAATCATAGTTTTTCATTATTTATCACTGCTCTTTTTATAATTTTAAATCCTAATTATAATTATAAAGATCTATAAGTTAAATTGCAAAAAAAGAGGCCAGCTAGACTCCAATACAATGTATGGATGAAGCCTATCTGGCCCTGTATGCTCAATTTTGGTGTCCAGATAAAACTTTCTAATCATCTCACTGGCTATACCAATACTCTTAATGTTGTAAACTTCACAGGCATCTCAATTAATATTATGCTTGTTACGAGAAAAACGCGATTTAAATCTCTTTCCTGTTAAGTGAAATTTCAAACCCAGCTTAACCCATCATTATTTTATCTAAAACTTCCAAGAAAACTCCATCCGAAGGAAGCTAGTATCTCTTTTGATGCAAATATTTTATTTGGGTGGTGAGGTTCACCTGCATCTTCTCTATTACAAAATTCTATCTCTATGGATATTTAAATGTAAATCTTAAGATTTTTTCTATAATCAGTATTACTAATAATGCCAACTACCAACTTTTTTGAATACTGAATGTGATGCGAGGATCTTCATTTTTATCAAGTGGTATTCCTAGAATAATCTCTGCAGCAGTAGAATATTTAAGATTGAAATTTATACCCAGACCTGTACTAAAAAGATAATCTTCCTGATTTATATTTTCTTCATTGCCCTTATAAGGGAGGACAAAACCTAAATCAAAGAAATTATAATATGAAATTCTCTTGGTTACTGGTATTTTATACTGAAAACTAAAATAACCACCTTGATCACCTGAAGCATAACCCTCTGTATAACCTCTAATACTGTTACCTCCACCTAATGAAATCTGCTCAGCAATAGGTAGAAGTTCATCAGCTGTCAACTGCAGGTATGTTTTAAAGCTGAAAAGATCATTTTGCTTAAAACTTTTCTGCCATTGAAAAAAATAATTGTACTTTAAAAATTCATCAGCTTCACTTTCATTTTTAAAAAAGCCTGTATTAAAATCTGCAGTTCCATAAACCAAACGATGATATCTACTGCTTGAACTTCTAACAGATGCCTTTTGTTTGCTTAAATTAAATATAAGGTTTTCTATATCCGTTGATTTTAATTGAATATTAGAAAATGTATTCTCTGACTCTTTTTTCTTATATTCCAAAGCAGCTTCTGTTTTTTCTCCAAGTTTAACTTTGATCGGTGAACTAATACCTGCAGAAATTTCATTATAATTACCACCAATATTTACTGTTCTATATTCACCTGCTATTACTTCAGAAGTGTTTTCGCTGTAATTTAAATATGCCCTGCTATTTTTCTTGCTTATAGGAAAATTATAGCTTAATGTACCTCCATCACTACCTTCAGTAAAAAAATAGCTGAGGCCCAACTGATCTCTATATCCAAAAAGACTTTGGTTGCTGAAGCTAAAACCACTCCTGTATTCTCCTGTATCTTCGCGACCTCTATTATCAGCAAAAACAGAAAATCTATATTTAGGACTTTCTTCTGCTAAAATGATTAAATTACTGCTTTTATATTCCTCTCCTGCCTCAAGCTCAACCCTGAGCATCAGATCATTTGTTGCATTAAAATAAAATAATTCATCTTCTAAAGTGTGGACATTCAAAAAGTCACCTGAATGAACTGCCAGCCTATCTAAGATATAGCTGTCTTTTGTATCAGTATTTCCTTCAAGAATTAATTTATCTATATAACCTTCGATCAGTTCAATTTTGATTATTCCGTTATTAACTCTCTGTTGTGGCAGAATTGCTTTAGCTGTGATATAACCTTCTTCACTATAAAGCTGATTTATCTCTTTAACCATCTCCTGCAAATCTGAAATACTTACTTCCTTATCTTCATAGTTCTTTATTATCTCTTCCAACTTATCTTCACTCAAAATTGAAGAAGGGTTATAAGCTATTTTTTTTACTTCAAATTTAACTTCCTCTGCTGCATTAATTCTTTGCAGATAAATAAACTGAGAAGAGAAAATAATAAAAATAACAACTAAAGTTATAATCAAGTTTATATTCTTAAAATAATTCTTTAATATATTTAATGAATATTTATTTTTTTTATTCATCTAAATCACCATCGCTGTCACCAAGATTATCTATATTGATTAAATCGTTTAATGGTAATATATTGCCTTTTCCGACTGTATAGAAATCATAACCTCCGCTGTTATTTTGAATTATAGAATTTAAATTGCTGTTTCTTCTGATAAAACTGTTTTCTGAATTGAATTCGTTAATAATAAAGTCATCATTATAATTTACAACATAAGCATCAGTTATTAACTCGCGCATCGTATCGATAAATAAATTAAATGGTACTTTTTCTGGATAAAGCTGCAGATGACTATCATGCAAAATCTTATTTATATTATCAGCAACAACTTTATAATAGTTACTATTTATATCTGCTATACTTCCTACCTGAAAATCATAGAATTCAAGCTGGTCTGCAGCTGCATTAATTTCTGAAAAATTAGCACTTAAATTATTAAAGATCAAAGGACTATTAGACTGGACATTGAGTTTGAGGTTATCCATCATCTTACCTCTTCCACCCCTTATAAATATATTCAATGGAATATCAGATTCGTGAATTAACTTCTTTATGTCTACATTATCAGCCCAAAGCTTTAATTCTTCTTCCAATTCTAACTCTTCTATTACTGCATTTGCTCCTGGTTCTAAAAGTTGAGCTTTTAATTTCGATGTTTTAATATTATCTGCATTTAAGTTACCATTGAGAATTAATAGATCGATTATATTATTACTCAACAAATATTTAGAGTTAAGATCTCCATTGTACTCTGTAAGATAGATATCTTTATCTGCTTTAGCATTAACCTCAGTCCCTGAATAAGTTTTAATTCGAGCATCTTGACTTCCAATGCTGCCGGTTTCGGCTTCTAGTTCAATTATATCTCCAGCAATTTTTCCTTTGGCTGCATCTTCTGCATATATTGAATTATCAGCATTAATGATTATCTTATCTCCTGCTTCAGCTGTGTTCAGAATAATATCACCATCATATTCTTTGATAAATATGCTGTCAGCGGCTTTAAAACTACTAACTGAGCCTTCATTTAAGTTAATATAAAGGGGCCAATTTTGAGAACCAATTGAAGCAGTTTTAGATTCTAAATTCAAGCCATTAGCATTTATAGTGTAATCCCTGATTTCACCTCTTCTATCATTTATATAACCATCTGCAGTTAAATTTACAGTTCCGTTTTCACTATAAATAAATGTTAGATTAAGGTCACCATCTTTTTGATAGATATTTATATCTTCAAATGTTCTAGCTATTAGATCAGAATCTTCTTTAAGTTTTAAAATCAATTCTTTATTAATAGTACCTAAACCACCATCTCCTCCTTCTAAAATTGTACTACTACCTTCAATATTCACTTCACTTTCAGATGTAGTACTATAGATACCGTTTTTACCCTTAACCCGTATCTCTTTTCCACCTATTATCGAATCGATATAAATACTCTTTTCTGAGCCTAGATAGACATGATCTACTGCTTCGGCTGTAATTCTTCCATCTTCAGGAAGTTTAATATCAACTGATTCTCTATCGATTACTATGATTTTTCCATTTTCCTCATCAAGTACTATGTCTTTTTCTTCAGCTGCAAGCAGCTTCGCCTTTTCATAATCTGTAATATTATCTAGATCTATAATAATTTCTCCATTGTTAGTACCTATACTGCCATTG includes the following:
- a CDS encoding LCP family protein — translated: MADKNTQDNKNTQDNQESPKKHKWLGILIISLLLLFIGLTGYYLESGLKPLANGNGDLSEMEAEQSLFDQILSILGMGESDFDQDLNILFVGLDDEESVALGTIEADSIVLGRLRPKANRLQLEYINENSKHEDKILKKYSKEDIQIAVEEITKTEIDYYVYVNYQGFEKVIDELGGVQLKLKEDVKVPGLGLDLKAGNNLLAGKEALNFVRWSSSNYLPRSERQKMLIQAVVAKLRTNNIMFNVKELYNTIVESYNSIETDINTVLAAEIFNYIRSNPQLELEFID
- a CDS encoding ShlB/FhaC/HecB family hemolysin secretion/activation protein, giving the protein MNKKNKYSLNILKNYFKNINLIITLVVIFIIFSSQFIYLQRINAAEEVKFEVKKIAYNPSSILSEDKLEEIIKNYEDKEVSISDLQEMVKEINQLYSEEGYITAKAILPQQRVNNGIIKIELIEGYIDKLILEGNTDTKDSYILDRLAVHSGDFLNVHTLEDELFYFNATNDLMLRVELEAGEEYKSSNLIILAEESPKYRFSVFADNRGREDTGEYRSGFSFSNQSLFGYRDQLGLSYFFTEGSDGGTLSYNFPISKKNSRAYLNYSENTSEVIAGEYRTVNIGGNYNEISAGISSPIKVKLGEKTEAALEYKKKESENTFSNIQLKSTDIENLIFNLSKQKASVRSSSSRYHRLVYGTADFNTGFFKNESEADEFLKYNYFFQWQKSFKQNDLFSFKTYLQLTADELLPIAEQISLGGGNSIRGYTEGYASGDQGGYFSFQYKIPVTKRISYYNFFDLGFVLPYKGNEENINQEDYLFSTGLGINFNLKYSTAAEIILGIPLDKNEDPRITFSIQKSW